One segment of Candidatus Melainabacteria bacterium DNA contains the following:
- the ruvA gene encoding Holliday junction branch migration protein RuvA produces the protein MLAYLHGTIALKEMTTGQADRLVLDVSGVGFELTVSRRTLMMLGLPGDEATVHTALTIRETEWNLFGFATQDERAIFGLLQSVSGIGPKLALALVGTLGPQQLAEAILAGDQKMISQAPGVGAKVAQRIILELKAKIEDWTRQRGLSTDMPDGWSSIAEEVRNILEGLGYTGTEINMALKKAREEKLDEDVESLVRFSLKVLGAASIS, from the coding sequence ATGCTGGCTTATCTGCACGGAACAATCGCGCTGAAAGAGATGACAACAGGTCAGGCAGACCGGTTGGTGCTGGATGTAAGTGGGGTCGGGTTCGAACTGACCGTATCGCGGCGCACGCTGATGATGCTTGGTTTGCCGGGCGATGAAGCAACTGTGCACACAGCTTTGACGATTCGCGAGACAGAGTGGAACCTGTTTGGCTTCGCAACTCAAGACGAACGCGCTATCTTTGGGCTGCTGCAGTCAGTCAGCGGCATCGGACCCAAACTGGCTCTGGCACTGGTGGGCACACTTGGTCCACAACAGCTGGCAGAAGCAATTCTTGCAGGCGACCAGAAAATGATCAGCCAGGCTCCGGGAGTGGGTGCCAAAGTAGCCCAGCGTATTATTCTGGAGTTGAAAGCTAAAATCGAAGACTGGACCAGACAACGCGGATTGTCTACAGACATGCCGGATGGTTGGAGTTCAATAGCGGAAGAAGTGCGCAATATATTGGAAGGACTGGGTTACACCGGCACCGAAATCAATATGGCTCTGAAGAAAGCTCGTGAAGAAAAACTAGACGAAGATGTCGAGTCGTTGGTTCGTTTCAGCTTGAAAGTGCTGGGTGCAGCATCCATCTCCTAG